One window of the Branchiostoma lanceolatum isolate klBraLanc5 chromosome 3, klBraLanc5.hap2, whole genome shotgun sequence genome contains the following:
- the LOC136430262 gene encoding small ribosomal subunit protein eS10-like has product MLMPKKNRVAIYELLFKEGVMVAKKDYHLPKHPELDVPNLHVIKALTSLKSRGYVKEQFAWRHFYWYLTNEGIQYLRDFLHLPPEIVPATLKRQTRPETARPRPTRGPAMPGGPKDGERGEYRRAGPGGLGDKKADVGAPPSQQFEFRGGFGRGRGGPPPQ; this is encoded by the exons ATGTTGATGCCTAAGAAGAATCGTGTTGCGATCTACGAGCTGCTGTTCAAGGAGGGCGTCATGGTGGCCAAGAAGGACTACCACCTCCCCAAACACCCCGAGCTGGACGTGCCCAATCTTCATGTCATTAAGGCTCTAACG TCGCTAAAATCACGAGGATACGTGAAGGAACAGTTCGCCTGGCGCCATTTCTACTGGTACCTGACCAATGAGGGCATCCAGTACTTGCGTGACTTCCTGCACCTCCCGCCAGAGATTGTCCCAGCAACACTGAAGCGCCAGACACGCCCAGAGACTGCACGACCTCGGCCAACCAGAG GACCTGCCATGCCAGGTGGTCCCAAGGATGGAGAGAGGGGAGAGTACAGACGTGCTGGCCCAG GTGGTCTCGGAGACAAGAAGGCTGACGTCGGCGCACCTCCATCACAGCAATTTGAATTT AGAGGCGGATTTGGGCGTGGCAGGGGTGGACCACCTCCCCAGTAG
- the LOC136430258 gene encoding uncharacterized protein isoform X2, with protein MSSKNMLGLLQADIGGSSWSLRSDVSDSGRRLVDVQVLGVEKRYSPRRHHVYIVSELWSDGSRLVVYRSYRQFRALHKQLKEMFPVEAGQFREEDKVLPKFPNKPSSPVLGRKYSVGRFACVQKDLQGYCQNLLGLDSKIVLSPLFQGFFAPSDDDLRSSQNSEKRRKTVMIIPTEAAEPEQPRSPCDVEISAPLFDLDSYRAVADYKAVSKGELSLKEGEVCDVIHTTPSGWWLVENASCERGWVPASHLETDTHLATGPDTQSGESPDRQPQAGSRSDSGQEDPAKLYMYVTTRPYTATEDDELSFCAGAVLKVLQRTDDGWWLARYSGDEGFVPAMFLRPYDTSYVHMAAAQDKLSMANLLAGEKQHQKSRNSMKGSCSDVSRMSLLGEDLSTGRSRAGSDVSSVFLTDDRVLDVKNRMGRDVSRKGDEFERANILAKDELQTSGKFDLPKITISLADSDASSDCCGQTNSNNDTTFRVSRVQSLTDLANSTEAKSVHTRRRAYSDTRRDTPRIPPRPSQQEIIQCSPMTRRRLLSTLPMPMSDSDCSSVEDEALSTVWIGRQRKDSGLGIVNLSYEPCEYSSHDRNTVSPFTDVQPVSSDSKRSCEQDQQNTQGEPSANTVVPVGTDGEEDAKFDRNNRFWMTLKLKKGNAHTG; from the exons ATGTCTTCTAAGAACATGTTGGGTCTACTGCAAGCTGACATAGGAG GTTCCAGCTGGTCTCTGCGCTCGGACGTGTCGGACTCGGGCCGCCGGCTGGTGGATGTGCAGGTGTTGGGGGTGGAGAAGCGCTACTCCCCGCGCAGGCACCAC GTGTATATCGTGTCAGAGCTGTGGTCTGATGGGTCCCGCCTGGTGGTCTACCGGTCCTACAGGCAGTTCCGTGCGCTACAT AAACAACTGAAGGAGATGTTTCCGGTTGAGGCTGGCCAGTTCCGTGAGGAGGATAAGGTGCTGCCCAAGTTCCCAA ACAAGCCGTCCAGCCCGGTCCTCGGGAGGAAGTACTCCGTCGGGAGGTTCGCCTGTGTGCAGAAGGACCTGCAGGGATACTGTCAG AATCTTCTGGGGCTGGACTCCAAGATCGTGCTCTCCCCGCTGTTTCAAGGTTTCTTCGCACCTTCAGACGACGACTTGAGGTCCTCCCAGAACAG TGAGAAACGTCGGAAGACCGTTATGATTATCCCAACCGAGGCCGCAGAGCCGGAGCAACCGCGGTCACCATGTG ATGTTGAGATTTCTGCCCCGCTCTTTGATTTGGACTCCTACCGCGCAGTGGCAGACTATAAGGCCGTGTCTAAAGGTGAACTGAGTCTGAAGGAAGGGGAAGTGTGTGACGTCATTCATACCACACCTTCAG GTTGGTGGCTGGTCGAGAACGCGTCGTGTGAACGGGGCTGGGTCCCGGCGTCTCACCTGGAGACGGACACACACCTTGCTACAGGCCCGGACACTCAGTCGGGGGAGAGCCCTGACAGACAACCCCAGGCAGGATCCAGGAGCGATAGTGGGCAGGAAG ACCCTGCcaagctgtacatgtacgtcactaCCCGACCCTACACGGCTACCGAAGATGACGAGCTCTCCTTCTGCGCAGGTGCAGTACTGAAGGTCCTCCAGAGAACGGACGATGGTTGGTGGTTGGCAAG GTACAGCGGAGACGAGGGGTTTGTTCCTGCCATGTTTCTCCGGCCCTACGATACCTCGTACGTCCATATGGCGGCTGCTCAAGACAAG CTCTCTATGGCGAATCTGCTAGCCGGCGAGAAACAACACCAGAAGTCTAGGAATAGCATGAAAGGATCGTGTAGTGACGTCAGCAGGATGAGCCTACTGGGGGAAGACCTGTCAACTGGAAGAAGCCGTGCAGGAAGTGACGTCAGCAGCGTATTTCTGACAGACGACCGTGTCTTAGATGTGAAGAACAGGATGGGAAGAGATGTCAGCAGGAAAGGCGATGAATTTGAGAGAGCAAACATTCTGGCAAAAGATGAGCTTCAGACATCAGGCAAATTTGATTTGCCTAAG ATTACCATTAGCCTTGCTGACTCCGATGCCAGTTCTGATTGCTGTGGCCAAACTAATTCCAACAATGACACCACTTTCCGGGTAAGCCGTGTGCAAAGCCTGACCGACCTTGCTAACAGCACAGAAGCAAAGTCTGTCCATACAAGACGCAGAGCCTATTCTGACACAAGGCGGGACACACCAAGGATCCCTCCTCGTCCCTCACAACAGGAAATTATACAG TGTTCCCCAATGACCCGAAGAAGGTTGCTGTCAACACTACCCATGCCCATGAGTGACagcgactgttcttctgtggaagACGAGGCATTGAGTACTGTGTGGATTGGCCGTCAGCGAAAGGATTCTGGCTTGGGCATAGTAAATCTTAGTTATGAGCCTTGTGAATATAGCTCTCACGATAGAAACACAGTCAGCCCATTTACAGATGTCCAGCCAGTCTCCAGTGATAGTAAGCGCTCATGTGAGCAGGACCAACAGAACACCCAGGGAGAACCAAGTGCAAACACTGTGGTACCTGTAGGCACTGATGGGGAGGAAGATGCAAAGTTTGACAGAAATAACAGATTCTGGATGACACTGAAATTGAAAAAGGGAAATGCACATACTGGGTAA
- the LOC136430258 gene encoding uncharacterized protein isoform X1, protein MSSKNMLGLLQADIGGSSWSLRSDVSDSGRRLVDVQVLGVEKRYSPRRHHVYIVSELWSDGSRLVVYRSYRQFRALHKQLKEMFPVEAGQFREEDKVLPKFPNKPSSPVLGRKYSVGRFACVQKDLQGYCQNLLGLDSKIVLSPLFQGFFAPSDDDLRSSQNSEKRRKTVMIIPTEAAEPEQPRSPCDVEISAPLFDLDSYRAVADYKAVSKGELSLKEGEVCDVIHTTPSGWWLVENASCERGWVPASHLETDTHLATGPDTQSGESPDRQPQAGSRSDSGQEDPAKLYMYVTTRPYTATEDDELSFCAGAVLKVLQRTDDGWWLARYSGDEGFVPAMFLRPYDTSYVHMAAAQDKLSMANLLAGEKQHQKSRNSMKGSCSDVSRMSLLGEDLSTGRSRAGSDVSSVFLTDDRVLDVKNRMGRDVSRKGDEFERANILAKDELQTSGKFDLPKITISLADSDASSDCCGQTNSNNDTTFRVSRVQSLTDLANSTEAKSVHTRRRAYSDTRRDTPRIPPRPSQQEIIQKCSPMTRRRLLSTLPMPMSDSDCSSVEDEALSTVWIGRQRKDSGLGIVNLSYEPCEYSSHDRNTVSPFTDVQPVSSDSKRSCEQDQQNTQGEPSANTVVPVGTDGEEDAKFDRNNRFWMTLKLKKGNAHTG, encoded by the exons ATGTCTTCTAAGAACATGTTGGGTCTACTGCAAGCTGACATAGGAG GTTCCAGCTGGTCTCTGCGCTCGGACGTGTCGGACTCGGGCCGCCGGCTGGTGGATGTGCAGGTGTTGGGGGTGGAGAAGCGCTACTCCCCGCGCAGGCACCAC GTGTATATCGTGTCAGAGCTGTGGTCTGATGGGTCCCGCCTGGTGGTCTACCGGTCCTACAGGCAGTTCCGTGCGCTACAT AAACAACTGAAGGAGATGTTTCCGGTTGAGGCTGGCCAGTTCCGTGAGGAGGATAAGGTGCTGCCCAAGTTCCCAA ACAAGCCGTCCAGCCCGGTCCTCGGGAGGAAGTACTCCGTCGGGAGGTTCGCCTGTGTGCAGAAGGACCTGCAGGGATACTGTCAG AATCTTCTGGGGCTGGACTCCAAGATCGTGCTCTCCCCGCTGTTTCAAGGTTTCTTCGCACCTTCAGACGACGACTTGAGGTCCTCCCAGAACAG TGAGAAACGTCGGAAGACCGTTATGATTATCCCAACCGAGGCCGCAGAGCCGGAGCAACCGCGGTCACCATGTG ATGTTGAGATTTCTGCCCCGCTCTTTGATTTGGACTCCTACCGCGCAGTGGCAGACTATAAGGCCGTGTCTAAAGGTGAACTGAGTCTGAAGGAAGGGGAAGTGTGTGACGTCATTCATACCACACCTTCAG GTTGGTGGCTGGTCGAGAACGCGTCGTGTGAACGGGGCTGGGTCCCGGCGTCTCACCTGGAGACGGACACACACCTTGCTACAGGCCCGGACACTCAGTCGGGGGAGAGCCCTGACAGACAACCCCAGGCAGGATCCAGGAGCGATAGTGGGCAGGAAG ACCCTGCcaagctgtacatgtacgtcactaCCCGACCCTACACGGCTACCGAAGATGACGAGCTCTCCTTCTGCGCAGGTGCAGTACTGAAGGTCCTCCAGAGAACGGACGATGGTTGGTGGTTGGCAAG GTACAGCGGAGACGAGGGGTTTGTTCCTGCCATGTTTCTCCGGCCCTACGATACCTCGTACGTCCATATGGCGGCTGCTCAAGACAAG CTCTCTATGGCGAATCTGCTAGCCGGCGAGAAACAACACCAGAAGTCTAGGAATAGCATGAAAGGATCGTGTAGTGACGTCAGCAGGATGAGCCTACTGGGGGAAGACCTGTCAACTGGAAGAAGCCGTGCAGGAAGTGACGTCAGCAGCGTATTTCTGACAGACGACCGTGTCTTAGATGTGAAGAACAGGATGGGAAGAGATGTCAGCAGGAAAGGCGATGAATTTGAGAGAGCAAACATTCTGGCAAAAGATGAGCTTCAGACATCAGGCAAATTTGATTTGCCTAAG ATTACCATTAGCCTTGCTGACTCCGATGCCAGTTCTGATTGCTGTGGCCAAACTAATTCCAACAATGACACCACTTTCCGGGTAAGCCGTGTGCAAAGCCTGACCGACCTTGCTAACAGCACAGAAGCAAAGTCTGTCCATACAAGACGCAGAGCCTATTCTGACACAAGGCGGGACACACCAAGGATCCCTCCTCGTCCCTCACAACAGGAAATTATACAG AAGTGTTCCCCAATGACCCGAAGAAGGTTGCTGTCAACACTACCCATGCCCATGAGTGACagcgactgttcttctgtggaagACGAGGCATTGAGTACTGTGTGGATTGGCCGTCAGCGAAAGGATTCTGGCTTGGGCATAGTAAATCTTAGTTATGAGCCTTGTGAATATAGCTCTCACGATAGAAACACAGTCAGCCCATTTACAGATGTCCAGCCAGTCTCCAGTGATAGTAAGCGCTCATGTGAGCAGGACCAACAGAACACCCAGGGAGAACCAAGTGCAAACACTGTGGTACCTGTAGGCACTGATGGGGAGGAAGATGCAAAGTTTGACAGAAATAACAGATTCTGGATGACACTGAAATTGAAAAAGGGAAATGCACATACTGGGTAA
- the LOC136430263 gene encoding mitotic-spindle organizing protein 1-like: MAEARTNSVREAMDTLQEISRLLNTGLDSETLSICVRLIEQGVNPEALASVIKELRRETAALKAAERIGSPSPD; encoded by the exons ATGGCGGAGGCGCGAACAAATTCTGTTCGGGAGGCGATGGACA CTCTACAGGAGATCTCCAGACTACTGAACACGGGGCTGGACTCAGAGACGCTGTCCATCTGTGTACGTCTGATAGAACAGGGGGTCAACCCAGAAGCGCTCGCCTCTGTTATCAAGGAACTCAGAAGAGAAACAGCTGCTCTTAAG GCTGCAGAAAGAATAGGATCCCCCTCTCCTGACTAG
- the LOC136430259 gene encoding protein aurora borealis-like, producing the protein MAEETPSSSQGSASKPSMVGMEDSLYLTASQGSTINPFEVGVEDRLHLTALSPSVFDKVGSTPSSRSTEFRWSIDQMAILHPADIPMEEVSKQHDTLHLTHDRDVEEKAQRAINQFFSQSVVVPSPWTQSSPRRKTRMTGQQGGAEGADQEASFTETRAKEGTSHASCQTLLTLPPDFNLEAILGPEYFSTPQPVPEDQEQEVLSTSSLRRKLFFQGDLSTPFSPVKSSSPKCKKGGGQSMDSPPLSPVNRAASTCQVHVRSSPLLKTPSSGSQFSSSPIILSKMTPSNRLTTTPKPSRSSIIPVSMGTPAISPIGKSVLRTPSSSDRDVSVFTIPATPSCRRIKDTPSPCSHARLSAMNTPNLSPIGAVQRYCRPTFNRNNSSTSTSPRESTARRGSHVLSLSFADEEKPQHETTESNCQPVLLGCLEVHHESPPESQSNMDHSCHGNTTEEVLLANGILVTVSDGGFSGERASRKYPDHYYCDFDIVPPGSEVNHDCSQMQVDSGINCQTSSSMEVEGAETEKENVRNVSRRLLTATKCKLESVPENVSMEVMDEDKMADMVKHSQGQTDCDPGTGVFCRKQPLVESSNVQEDFHNR; encoded by the exons ATGGCCGAGGAGACTCCCTCCAGTTCGCAGGGATCAGCCAGTAAACCATCCATGGTGGGGATGGAGGACAGCTTGTACCTCACTGCCTCACAGGGATCTACCATTAACCCATTCGAGGTGGGGGTGGAGGACAGACTGCACCTCACAGCCCTCAGTCCCTCTGTGTTCGACAAGGTGGGGTCAACCCCCTCCTCAAGAAGCACG GAATTCCGCTGGTCCATCGACCAGATGGCCATCCTGCACCCAGCAGACATCCCCATGGAGGAGGTCTCCAAGCAACACGACACGCTGCATCTTAC CCATGACAGGGATGTGGAGGAGAAGGCACAGCGAGCCATCAACCAGTTCTTCTCCCAGTCTGTCGTTGTGCCGTCACCATGGACACAGTCATCACCACGCAGGAAAACCAGAATGACAggacagcaag GTGGGGCAGAAGGTGCTGACCAAGAGGCTTCCTTCACAGAAACCAGAGCAAAGGAAGGGACATCACATG CTTCCTGCCAGACATTACTGACACTACCTCCAGACTTCAACTTGGAAGCCATTCTGG gtcCAGAGTATTTCTCGACCCCCCAGCCTGTCCCAGAGGACCAAGAGCAGGAGGTATTAAGCACGTCATCCCTCAGAAGGAAGCTGTTCTTCCAGGGTGACCTGTCCACCCCCTTCAGTCCTGTCAAGTCGAGCAGTCCAAAGTGTAAGAAAGGTGGTGGTCAGTCCATGGACTCCCCACCCCTCTCACCTGTCAATCGTGCTGCCTCTACCTGCCAGGTCCACGTCAGAAGCAGCCCACTGCTCAAGACACCAAGCTCT GGTTCCCAGTTTTCTTCAAGTCCCATCATCCTTAGCAAAATGACACCCAGCAACAGACTGACCACCACGCCCAAACCCAGCCGCTCGTCAATCATACCAGTTTCCATGGGAACACCTGCCATTTCACCCATCGGGAAGTCAGTCCTCAGGACACCCAGCTCAA GTGACCGTGATGTCAGTGTGTTCACCATCCCCGCCACCCCCTCCTGCAGGAGAATAAAggacaccccctccccctgtagtCATGCAAGGCTCAG tgCCATGAATACCCCAAACCTGTCCCCTATTGGAGCTGTCCAGCGGTACTGCAGACCGACCTTCAATAGGAACAACTCGTCCACCTCCACCAGCCCGCGGGAGAGCACGGCCAGGCGAGGCAGCCATGTTCTGTCTCTCAGCTTTGCAG ATGAGGAGAAGCCTCAACACGAGACTACTGAGTCGAACTGTCAGCCTGTCCTGCTTGGTTGCCTAGAGGTGCATCATGAGAGTCCACCTGAGTCGCAATCTAACATGGACCACAGCTGCCACGGTAACACTACTGAGGAAGTACTGTTAGCCAATGGCATCCTGGTAACCGTTAGCGATGGAGGGTTCTCAGGAGAAAGAGCCAGTCGGAAGTACCCAGATCACTACTACTGTGATTTTGACATCGTTCCCcctgggtcagaggtcaaccaCGACTGCAGCCAGATGCAGGTGGACAGCGGAATCAACTGTCAGACAAGCTCGTCCATGGAAGTGGAAGGGGCGGAGACAGAGAAGGAAAACGTACGCAATGTTTCAAGGAGACTCCTTACTGCGACAAAGTGTAAGCTTGAGAGCGTGCCAGAAAATGTGTCCATGGAGGTCATGGATGAGGACAAAATGGCCGACATGGTCAAGCACAGTCAAGGTCAAACAGACTGTGacccagggacaggtgtgttctgCAGGAAGCAGCCACTAGTGGAATCCAGCAATGTACAAGAAGACTTCCACAATAGGTAG
- the LOC136430261 gene encoding uncharacterized protein isoform X1 produces the protein MNCIVLLVILLVTLGSSSGRRAGSAGSERRRGCKEGRARKVFNMVLEVCDGKDWIPIAADMQEMENGLKKLNKDVRELEMGLVQNPPHGCSDVRTRYLQHTGEVPEEGYYHVRPNTDMYKVYCEFPESGASWTRVGLWDQSWDYDGEKENLTVSLLSDRDHKMIRESNFSKVSINCDISLSFKADGVNNPTTLTALELQRKNSESRSVNVTIPAGDGESYTRVRLMRSSCTKFICQEKIGQPTQCGLGSLPSAGSTSPDLLLTQLQFLPEGRRRSAFSFYGTFYYALFE, from the exons ATGAACTGCATAGTCCT CCTCGTGATCCTCCTCGTCACCCTGGGGTCGAGTTCTGGGAGAAGGGCGGGCTCCGCTGGGTCCGAGCGCCGCCGCGGCTGTAAGGAGGGCCGTGCGCGGAAGGTGTTCAACATGGTGCTAGAGGTGTGTGACGGCAAGGACTGGATACCCATAGCGGCCGATATGCAGGAG atGGAAAACGGCTTGAAGAAATTGAACAAGGATGTTCGCGAGTTGGAGATGG GCCTGGTGCAGAACCCTCCCCACGGCTGTAGTGACGTGCGCACACGGTACCTGCAGCACACGGGAGAGGTCCCGGAGGAAGGCTACTATCACGTCAGACCCAACACGGACATGTACAAGGTCTACTGTGAATTCCCG GAGTCGGGGGCGAGCTGGACGCGCGTGGGATTGTGGGACCAGTCCTGGGACTATGATGGCGAGAAGGAGAACCTGACCGTGAGCCTCCTGTCTGACAGGGACCACAAGATGATCAGAG AGTCCAACTTCAGCAAGGTCTCCATCAACTGCGACATCTCCCTCAGTTTCAAGGCAGACGGAGTCAACAACCCCACCACGCTGACGgctttggaactgcagcggAAAAATAGCGAGTCGCGTAGCGTCAACGTCACCATTCCGGCTGGAGACGGGGAGAGCTACACAAGGGTTCGTCTCATGCGGAGCTCCTGTACGAAATTCATTTGTCAGGAAAAG ATAGGCCAGCCGACCCAGTGTGGATTGGGCAGTCTCCCATCTGCAGGTTCGACCTCTCCCGATCTGCTCCTGACACAGCTGCAGTTCTTACCGGAAGGACGGCGTCGCAGCGCCTTCTCCTTCTATGGGACGTTCTATTACGCCTTGTTTGAATGA
- the LOC136430261 gene encoding uncharacterized protein isoform X2: protein MVLEVCDGKDWIPIAADMQEMENGLKKLNKDVRELEMGLVQNPPHGCSDVRTRYLQHTGEVPEEGYYHVRPNTDMYKVYCEFPESGASWTRVGLWDQSWDYDGEKENLTVSLLSDRDHKMIRESNFSKVSINCDISLSFKADGVNNPTTLTALELQRKNSESRSVNVTIPAGDGESYTRVRLMRSSCTKFICQEKIGQPTQCGLGSLPSAGSTSPDLLLTQLQFLPEGRRRSAFSFYGTFYYALFE, encoded by the exons ATGGTGCTAGAGGTGTGTGACGGCAAGGACTGGATACCCATAGCGGCCGATATGCAGGAG atGGAAAACGGCTTGAAGAAATTGAACAAGGATGTTCGCGAGTTGGAGATGG GCCTGGTGCAGAACCCTCCCCACGGCTGTAGTGACGTGCGCACACGGTACCTGCAGCACACGGGAGAGGTCCCGGAGGAAGGCTACTATCACGTCAGACCCAACACGGACATGTACAAGGTCTACTGTGAATTCCCG GAGTCGGGGGCGAGCTGGACGCGCGTGGGATTGTGGGACCAGTCCTGGGACTATGATGGCGAGAAGGAGAACCTGACCGTGAGCCTCCTGTCTGACAGGGACCACAAGATGATCAGAG AGTCCAACTTCAGCAAGGTCTCCATCAACTGCGACATCTCCCTCAGTTTCAAGGCAGACGGAGTCAACAACCCCACCACGCTGACGgctttggaactgcagcggAAAAATAGCGAGTCGCGTAGCGTCAACGTCACCATTCCGGCTGGAGACGGGGAGAGCTACACAAGGGTTCGTCTCATGCGGAGCTCCTGTACGAAATTCATTTGTCAGGAAAAG ATAGGCCAGCCGACCCAGTGTGGATTGGGCAGTCTCCCATCTGCAGGTTCGACCTCTCCCGATCTGCTCCTGACACAGCTGCAGTTCTTACCGGAAGGACGGCGTCGCAGCGCCTTCTCCTTCTATGGGACGTTCTATTACGCCTTGTTTGAATGA
- the LOC136430260 gene encoding echinolectin 1-like, producing MSCTILSVIALLVFIAGIDICLGHPHFLSEKLDYGVTYLNTNCSWCSHKVVPDALSNEPCHIRQAGHFRLVESRRLMQWCDGFLWKDMDLARVMEYIRRLNLLQEAVKTLMNGVYNDPPRSCNQIYRRYKKLLGEAPQTGYYYIQPKLASYRVYCEMQGERKGATRVGRWAQSWDLQNITSSDNQTYEIELFSPEEQQLIHDLHFKTVHVVCDTTLQIEAQDHSFNPSIVKVIRQQSLSRRIKQQKFKINDGSEHTLVELAGCEKLRCSGREGYSAACGTGPEDNQLPARGNTTDPVVLASLLMKTGGNVKNAFTWTGTHYYLLLK from the exons ATGTCGTG CACTATCCTGTCCGTGATCGCCCTTCTGGTGTTCATCGCCGGGATTGACATCTGTCTGGGTCATCCCCACTTCCTGTCAGAG AAGCTGGACTACGGCGTGACGTACCTGAACACGAACTGTTCCTGGTGTTCACACAAGGTCGTGCCGGACGCTCTCAGCAATGAG CCATGCCACATCCGTCAGGCCGGCCACTTCCGCCTGGTAGAGTCCCGCCGCCTCATGCAGTGGTGCGACGGGTTCCTGTGGAAGGACATGGACCTGGCCAGG GTGATGGAGTACATCCGACGACTGAACCTGCTTCAAGAAGCCGTCAAGACGCTGATGAACG GTGTGTATAATGACCCTCCCCGGTCCTGTAACCAGATCTACCGCCGGTACAAGAAGCTGCTGGGTGAGGCCCCACAGACCGGCTACTACTACATACAACCCAAGCTCGCCTCCTACCGGGTTTACTGTGAAATGCAAGGG GAGAGAAAAGGAGCGACCCGAGTTGGACGCTGGGCACAGAGCTGGGACCTACAGAACATTACGTCATCGGACAACCAGACGTACGAGATAGAGCTGTTCTCGCCGGAGGAACAACAACTCATACATG atttacatttcaagacagTCCATGTAGTATGCGACACGACACTTCAGATCGAAGCTCAAGACCACAGCTTCAACCCCTCCATTGTCAAGGTCATCCGCCAACAGTCTTTATCCCGCAGAATCAAACAGCAAAAGTTCAAG ATAAACGACGGCAGCGAGCACACCCTAGTGGAGCTGGCGGGCTGCGAGAAGCTGCGGTGCTCCGGCCGGGAGGGGTACTCGGCAGCCTGTGGGACCGGGCCCGAGGATAACCAGCTGCCTGCCCGGGGGAACACAACCGACCCCGTGGTGCTGGCGTCTCTACTGATGAAGACAGGAGGGAACGTGAAGAACGCCTTCACCTGGACGGGAACACACTACTACCTGCTCCTCAAGTGA